In Flavobacterium sp. 83, the genomic window GCACAAATAAAAGCTGATTTTTTAGCGACTATCGAAAAACTGAAAGCCAAAGGAATTGCAGTAAAAGAATTAGACTTTTTTAAATCGGATATTTTAGTTTCGACTTATTATACGCTAGCAATGGCGGAAACAGCTTCTAATTTATCTCGTTTAGACGGAACAAATTACGGAAATCGAATTGAAGGGGAGAATTTGATTGATACTTATGCTGTTACCCGTTCTGAAAACTTTTCGGAAGAAACAAAGCGTAGAATTGTAGGAGGAAACCAGGTATTGTCTCAAGGTTTTTCTGATGAAATCTATTTGAAAGGATTGGCTTTAAGAGATCAAATTTCGGAGAACTTCAGTAAAGATTTTAAGGAAGTTGATGTTATTTTATCACCAGTTACACCAAGCACTCCGCCTAAAATTGGAGACAGTTTGAAAGATCCTTTGGCGATGTATTTGTCAGATGCTTATACGGTTGGTTTTAGTTTAGGGCAATTACCAACTTTGACCGTGCCTCAAGGAACAAGCACTGGACTGCAAATTACAGCAGCAAAAAACAATGATGAATTAGTGTTGAAGTTCGCAAACTTCTTAAAAGATACAATATAATGGAATTGGAGCAATTAACTGCGGCTTTAAAAGCCCACGATTTAGAATTGGTAATTGGACTGGAAACTCACGTTCGATTGAATACCAAAACCAAGTTGTTTTGTTCTTGTCCAAATCAAGAAATAGAAACACCTAACGAAAATATTTGTTCGGTTTGTACGGGACAAATGGGTATTTTACCAGCTTTAAATAAAGAAGCAATTATAAAAGCGATTTATTTTGGAAAAGCGGTGGATTCGTCATTTAGTAATGAAGTAATATCCTGGGATAGAAAACATTACGAATATCCTGATAATCCCAAAAATATTCAAATAACACAATTTCACAATCCAATAATTCCTGACGGACACGTATCTTGTTACCGAAATGATGGTACTCAATTTACTGTGAATTTAACTCAGGTACATATTGAGGAGGATGCTGCAAAGTTGATGCACGAAAAGAAAATTTCGTTAGTCGATTTTAACAAAGCGGGTGTTCCGTTGATCGAAATTGTTACGGAACCTTGTGTCAGAAATATTGAAGATGCTTCAACTTACGCACAATATATTCAACGTATTGTTCAAAACTTAGGAATCTCTGAAGCAAATCTGGAAAAAGGAGAATTCAAATCGGATGTTTCGGTGTCTTTGCGCAAAAAGCATTCTTACGAATTAAATCCAAGAACTGAAATCAAAAACTTGAACTCGTTTAAGTTTATGGTGGAAGCTTTGAAAGAGGAAGTAGAAAAACAGTTTAATTATTTTATTGAAAATAAAGAGTTTCGTCCAGATCAAACTACCGTATTATGGGATGCTGATTTAAAGCAAACCAAAGTAATGCGTAAAAAAGAATTTGAAGCGGATTATCGTTTTATTTCGGAACCCGATTTACCTTTTGTAAATATTAAAAAAGAAATCGAGGCTATTAAAGTGGATACAAGCGCATTGCCTTATGCTGTTGAATCTATTTTGATTAACGGTGGTGTTTTGCCACAAGATGCTAAATTTTTCACAGCCGATAAGTTGCGTTCGCAAACATTTGTAGAAATAAATAATGAAATCAAAGATCCTTCGTTTGTTGCTAAAACATTGGCAAACAATATAAAAGCCGAAGATTACGCTGAAATTCATAGTATTGCTCATTTAACTGATATTTTCAAATTATTCAAAGCGGAGAAAATCACGGCAGTTTTAGTTCAAAATGCGATAACGGCTTATTTGAAAGATAGAACTTTTGACTACAATAAGTACTTTGCAGAAAATACTATTTCAGAAGATAAAATCCAGGAAGTTATAGCTACTGTAATTTTAGAAAATGAGGCTGTTGCCAATGATATTAAAGCAGGTGACCAAGGAAAAGCAGGAATTTTAGTTGGTAAAGTTTTAGGTGTTATTGGAAAAGGTGCCAATGGAAAAGTAATTCGCCAAATTATTTTAGACAAATTAGGAGCTGATGCAATTTTAGAAAAAAATACTGTAGGGACAAGTCGCGACTTGTCAGTACTAGTTGCAGAAAATAAAGAAAATCAAGAAGAATCGCTTACTGAAATTCCTATTATTATAAAAGATAGTTATAGAACACATAAAATTTCGCAATTATCAGAAGAAAGTATCCAAGAAGAAGTGGTATTGTCTGGTTGGGTTGCTAGTGTTCGGGATCACGGTGAATTGATGTTTATTGATTTGCGTGATTCGAGTTATGAGATTTTTCAAGTACGAATCAGTAGAGAATCATTTCCTAACATAGATGAGTTGGTGAAATTGAAACCAGAATCTGTAATTTCAGTAACTGGAATTGTTGTTGGACGTAATGAAGATGATTATAATGCAGGATTACGTACCGGTAAAATTGAATTGGAAACTTCGGCTTTAGAGATTTTAAACTTATCTAAAACATTGCCTTTTGAGATTAAAAGAGCAGCAAAAACGAACGAAGCAATTCGTTTTCAATATAAGTTCTTGGATCATAGAAATGAAGAAGTACGAAGAGCGATCGTAAACCGTCATAAAGTAATTAAATTATTGCGTGACATTTTGGATGAAGAAGAATTCTTAGAAATTGAAACCCCAATTTTAAGTGCAGGAACTGATGAAGGAGCACGTGAATTTATTGTTCCTACACGTAAAGGATCTGGGTTGTTTTATACCTTGCCACAAGCGCCACAGCAGTTTAAACAGATGTTGATGGTAAGTGGTTACGAAAAGTATTTCCAAATTGCGCGTTGTTTTAGAGATGAAGATTCTCGTGGCGATCGTCAGCCGGAATTTACGCAATTGGATATGGAAATGGCATTTGCCTGTATGCAACAAATTATAGATTTAAACACAAAAATGTTTAATGAAGTAGTGAAAAAAATATATGGCAACAAATGGATTTTACGTCCGTTTGAAGTGATTACTTATAAAGATGCAATGGATTTCTATGGTTGTGACAGACCTGATTTACGTTATGGTTTGAAAATGCAAGACATTACCGCTATCGTAAAAGACACCACTTTCCAAGTATTTAGTAAGCCTATTGAAGAGGGTGGAATTGTGAAATGTATCAAGGTTTCGGCTAAAGAACAAGGGAATAAACGTATGTCTAAGGGGCAAATCGAAAACCTTACCGCTATTGCACAACAGCACGGTTTAGGTGGATTAGCTTATATTATTGTAAATGAAGACGAATTGCAATCGCCAATTATTAAGTTTTTAGGTGAAGAAATTGCAGCTGGAATTATAAAGGCTACCAATGCACAAGTGGGTGATATTGTATTCTTTTCAGCAGCAGATTATGCTACGGCTAACAAAGCATTGGATGCTGTTCGTCAAGAATTGGGTAAAATGTTACACTTAATTAATCCGAAGGAATTATGTCCGGCTTGGGTAGTTGATTTTCCAATGTTTGAAAAAACGGATGAAGGGAGATGGACGTTTACACACAATCCTTTTTCGATGCCCGCTATTTATGATTTGCAAAAACATATGAATGGTAATGAAGAAGAAATCGGAACCATTATTGCGCAACAATACGATATAATTTTAAACGGTTACGAAATTGGTGGAGGATCAGTTCGAGCACATAAATCGGAGATTTTAGAAGCAACTTATAGAAATATGGGTTACAATAAAGAAGAAATGATAAAAAGTGTTGGAACGATGTACAAAGCGTTTCAATACGGTGCACCACCACACGGAGGAATTGCTTGGGGAATTGACCGTTTGATGATGATTTTAGAGAAAAAAGCATCTATTAGGGAAGTAATGGCTTTCCCAAAGACGGGAAGCAGCGAAGATTTATTATTTGGCGCACCATCGCTTTTATCGGATAAAAAGGTAGAAGAAATGAATGTGAAGATTATGAGGAAATAAGGGGATTGTAATTTTAAAATTATTAGACAAAACCGAGCAATTGCTCGGTTTTGTTGTTTTGACTTGTTTTGTTTTTTCTCGTTGGTGTTTAAAAATTAAGAGAAGTTTTTACTGTGGAGTTTTTTAAATCAATAGGATGAACAACAACTAGAAAGCCTGATTTATTTTTTCAACAATTCTAATTCAAGCTTATTGAGAAAATTATGAATTTCTCCCAATAAAATTTCATTCGTTTCATCACAAAAAATGAAATCATTAGAAATTTTAAATCTTTTCAATCCTTTTTCTGAAATTTCACTTTCTGTAAGGTGTGCAATTTTATTTCTAATTTTATATGCCAATATTAAATTTTTCCAACTTTCATCATTCTCAATATCAAAATCTAAATTTAACCTTAATTTTAAAAAAAAGAAAATGGCATAAAATATTCCTTTTTTGTTCCTGTTTTCAAATTTAACTGAAAATTCAATACTTAAATCTTTGCAGAGTTCACGAAGACCATCTTCTAAATGTGAAATAATCATAATGAAATTTGATTTTCTTTTTAGATCAGGAAAATAATCAATAAATATGTCATCTAAAGCGAATGTTTGATCGTCAACTCCTTCATAATGTGCTATAATGCCTGTTTGATCTTCACCTATTTCATATTCAATATTTTCTTTACCGTAAAGATATTTGATTTTAGAATCTTTAATTTCTTCGGTGCTTAATTTTATGAATGAAGTCAAAAGTTCAAGTTCATATTTAAAATGATTTGAATACCACTTTCGTGGCAGGTTTAAATGAAACTTCGCAGTAAATGGTGCTCTATTATTAATGTCATCCATAAAATTGATTATTGAGATTTATTGATTTTCAAAAAAAAACAGGAATTAGCAAAGATTTATTAACGGTATCCTTTCTTTTTTTTTCTTACAAAAAGATAGAAGAAATGAATGTGAAAATTATAAGGGAATTAAGTTTAGTATCTATGAAAAGTTAAAAAGTGCTTTTGTATCGAGAGATATAAATCCACTTTTGTTGTTTCTTAACTTTATCAAAAAAAAATTTAGTAGTTAGATTCTAAAAAAATCAATATTGTAACCTATTATTTTTTATCTGATTTCATCTTTAATTCTTTAATGTATAATAACATAATACTATCCTTTTTCGTTAAGGCATCTTGTAATCGTGATATTTTTAAATCCTTATCTTTTATGCTTTCTAATGCTTTTTCAATATTTTCAGCGCCTTTGGCTGTCAATATTGTCATATCTTTTGAAATATAAGTTAAGTCTTTTTGCTGCACTTTTAAAGATTCTATTGTTTCTATTAAAATTTTATTTTCATTTTTGTATTTATTGAGCTCGTTTTGTAAAGATAATATTGTAGAATTTAATTTTGTTGATGAAACAGTAGATCTTAGCGGAAGATAGCAGTGTTCAACTTTTAGTATTATTCCGTTTAAATTCAATTGATAAATAGAATTATCATCATTAGAACTCCAAGTATGGTCGTCAATTTTAACTGCTATCGTATTAAGTGTTTTATAATAAGAATCGGCAACAAAATTAGGGCAGTTGTAAACGATATAATAGCATTTACCAGTTTTACGATCTAAATGGTAATTAGCAAGTGCCTGTGGAGGTTTACCATAATCAGTATTCAAGTTAGGATTATAAAATAATATAATTGAAGAATCATTAATTACCTTGTTAAAATATTCTCCCTGACCTTTTATTATTTGTTTTTCAGTATATCCTAGTTGAGCATATCCTGAAATATTTGAAAACAATATATAAACGAAAAGAATTGTTTTTAGTAAATTATGTATCATAATTATTTTAAGAATAAGGAATTTAATTATAATGTATTAATGTTTAATTGTTCGTAAGTATTTTTTTTGAATTTATGAAGTTACTTTAACAAAGTTAACAAAATAGCGTTTGTTTTATTGTCTGAATTTGAAAATTTCTTACAGAAAGTAGATAATAAGCACGAGTATTATTTTTATGTTGTCATTGTAATTGTTTTTTGAAATTGAAATTTTACGACCTAGGTTTATTGCGACCTCTATCATAAAGAACAATACTTCCTGCAACAGATACATTCAAGCTTTTTTCAGATTTGAATTTTACTAAATAATGGCATCTCGGTGTTTGTTTTGAAAATTTGTTTTTTTATAGCCATTGTAATTGACATTGCAATTGATTTTTGCCATTGAAATTGACACTTTTTGTTAATAACTTAACTGCTTAAAAAGTGATTTTAACGGTAATATAATTTGCGTTTTTATATATTTGCGTGTTAGACAAAAATTACATTTTTTTTAGAATAAAATATATGAGCGAAGAAATCAAGAAGGACAATTATTCAGCAGATAGTATTCAAGCATTAGAAGGAATGGAGCACGTAAGAATGCGTCCATCGATGTATATTGGAGATGTGGGTGTTCGAGGATTGCATCATTTAGTTTATGAAGTGGTGGATAACTCTATCGATGAAGCAATGGGAGGTCATTGTGATACGATTATAGTTGATATAAATGAAGATGGATCTATTTCTGTTGAAGATAACGGACGTGGTATTCCAGTAGGTATTCATAAAAAAGAAGGTGTTTCTGCGTTGGAGGTTGTAATGACCAAAATTGGTGCCGGAGGAAAATTTGATAAAGATTCCTATAAAGTTTCAGGAGGTCTTCACGGTGTTGGGGTTTCGGTGGTAAATGCATTGTCAAACCATTTGAGAGCTACTGTTCATAGTAGTGATGGAAAAGTATATGAGCAAGAATATGAAAAAGGAAAAGCGTTATATCCAGTAAAACAAATTGGGGAAACTACAAAAAGAGGAACAATCGTTACTTTTTATCCTGATCCAAGTATTTTTACCCAAACAATTGAATATTCGTATGATACTTTATCAGCTCGTATGCGTGAATTGTCATACTTGAATAAAGGAATTACAATTACATTTACAGATAAAAGAGAACTAGATAAAGATGGAAATTTTGTGTCAGAAGTGTTTCATTCTGATGAGGGTTTAAAAGAATATATCCGTTATTTAGATGGAAACCGCGAGCCAATTATTGCGCACGTAATTTCTATGGATCATGAAAAAGGGGAAATTCCTGTTGAGGTGGCATTGATTTATAACACAAGTTATACCGAAAATATTTTTTCCTACGTAAATAATATCAATACTCACGAGGGAGGAACGCACTTGCAAGGTTTTAGAACTGGTCTTACTAGATCATTAAAGAAATATGCGGATGCTTCGGGAATGTTGGACAAACTGAAATTTGATATTTCTGGTGATGACTTTCGTGAAGGATTGACGGCTATTATTTCTGTAAAAGTTGCTGAACCGCAATTTGAAGGGCAAACCAAAACTAAACTTGGAAACAGAGAAGTTGTTTCGCCGGTAAGTCAAGCAGTGAGTGAAATGATTGAAAATTATTTGGAAGAAAATCCAAATGATGCTCGTATCATTGTTCAAAAAGTAATTCTTGCAGCACAGGCACGTCACGCAGCCAAAAAAGCGCGTGAAATGGTGCAACGTAAAACTGTAATGGGTGGCGGTGGATTGCCAGGAAAACTTTCTGATTGTTCTGAACAAGATCCTGCAAAATGTGAAGTATATCTTGTCGAGGGAGATTCGGCGGGTGGAACTGCAAAACAAGGTCGTGACCGTGCGTTTCAAGCGATTTTGCCATTACGTGGTAAGATTTTGAACGTTGAGAAAGCAATGCACCACAAAGTTTTTGAAAACGAAGAGATCCGAAATATATTTACGGCACTTGGTGTAACTATTGGAACAGAAGAAGACAGTAAAGCGTTGAATATTTCGAAATTGCGTTACCATAAAGTAATTATTATGTGTGATGCCGATGTCGATGGTAGTCACATCTCTACTTTGATTTTGACGTTTTTCTTCCGTTTTATGAAAGAATTAATAGAGGAAGGACACGTATATATTGCTGCGCCACCTTTGTATTTAGTTAAAAAAGGAAATAAAAAAGAATACGCTTGGAATGATGATCAGCGTGATCAAGCTAATGCTAGAATGGGCGGAAGCGCAGGAATCCAACGTTATAAAGGTCTTGGAGAGATGAATGCAGAGCAATTATGGGAAACTACGATGGATCCAGGATTTAGAACTTTACGTCAAGTAAATATTGACAGTCTTGCTGAAGCGGATAGAGTTTTCTCGATGTTAATGGGAGACGAAGTGCCACCAAGAAGAGAATTCATTGAGAAAAATGCAGTTTACGCTAATATTGATGCTTAATTAAAAAGTTTATTCGTTGATTTGGTTATTTGTTTAATCGATTCAACGGCTAGACAATAACCGAATAAACATAAAAATATGAAAGTTACCATTGTAGGAGCAGGGAATGTAGGTGCAACCTGTGCAGATGTAATTTCTTATAGAGGAATTGCTAGCGAAGTAGTATTATTGGATATCAGAGAAGGATTTGCTGAAGGTAAAGCTTTAGATATTATGCAATGTGCTACAAATACAGGTTTTAATACCAAAGTATCAGGTGTTACTAACGATTATTCTAAAACATCAGGAAGCGATGTAGTGGTAATTACATCGGGGATTCCTAGAAAACCAGGAATGACTCGTGAGGAACTAATAGGTATTAACGCAGGAATTGTGAAAACGGTTGCTGAAAATGTATTGAAATATTCTCCGGATACTATTATAGTGGTAGTTTCTAATCCTATGGATACAATGACTTATTTGGCTTTGAAATCTACTGGATTACCAAAAAACAGAATAATAGGGATGGGTGGAGCATTAGATAGTTCTCGTTTTAGAACGTATTTATCTTTAGCTTTAGACAAACCTGCAAATGATATTTCGGCAATGGTGATAGGCGGACATGGTGATACGACTATGATTCCTTTAACTCGTTTAGCATCTTATAATGGAATACCGGTAACTGAATTTCTTTCGGAAGAAGTATTGCAAAAAGTAGCTGCTGATACTATGGTAGGTG contains:
- the gatB/aspS gene encoding bifunctional amidotransferase subunit GatB/aspartate--tRNA ligase AspS, with the protein product MELEQLTAALKAHDLELVIGLETHVRLNTKTKLFCSCPNQEIETPNENICSVCTGQMGILPALNKEAIIKAIYFGKAVDSSFSNEVISWDRKHYEYPDNPKNIQITQFHNPIIPDGHVSCYRNDGTQFTVNLTQVHIEEDAAKLMHEKKISLVDFNKAGVPLIEIVTEPCVRNIEDASTYAQYIQRIVQNLGISEANLEKGEFKSDVSVSLRKKHSYELNPRTEIKNLNSFKFMVEALKEEVEKQFNYFIENKEFRPDQTTVLWDADLKQTKVMRKKEFEADYRFISEPDLPFVNIKKEIEAIKVDTSALPYAVESILINGGVLPQDAKFFTADKLRSQTFVEINNEIKDPSFVAKTLANNIKAEDYAEIHSIAHLTDIFKLFKAEKITAVLVQNAITAYLKDRTFDYNKYFAENTISEDKIQEVIATVILENEAVANDIKAGDQGKAGILVGKVLGVIGKGANGKVIRQIILDKLGADAILEKNTVGTSRDLSVLVAENKENQEESLTEIPIIIKDSYRTHKISQLSEESIQEEVVLSGWVASVRDHGELMFIDLRDSSYEIFQVRISRESFPNIDELVKLKPESVISVTGIVVGRNEDDYNAGLRTGKIELETSALEILNLSKTLPFEIKRAAKTNEAIRFQYKFLDHRNEEVRRAIVNRHKVIKLLRDILDEEEFLEIETPILSAGTDEGAREFIVPTRKGSGLFYTLPQAPQQFKQMLMVSGYEKYFQIARCFRDEDSRGDRQPEFTQLDMEMAFACMQQIIDLNTKMFNEVVKKIYGNKWILRPFEVITYKDAMDFYGCDRPDLRYGLKMQDITAIVKDTTFQVFSKPIEEGGIVKCIKVSAKEQGNKRMSKGQIENLTAIAQQHGLGGLAYIIVNEDELQSPIIKFLGEEIAAGIIKATNAQVGDIVFFSAADYATANKALDAVRQELGKMLHLINPKELCPAWVVDFPMFEKTDEGRWTFTHNPFSMPAIYDLQKHMNGNEEEIGTIIAQQYDIILNGYEIGGGSVRAHKSEILEATYRNMGYNKEEMIKSVGTMYKAFQYGAPPHGGIAWGIDRLMMILEKKASIREVMAFPKTGSSEDLLFGAPSLLSDKKVEEMNVKIMRK
- the gyrB gene encoding DNA topoisomerase (ATP-hydrolyzing) subunit B → MSEEIKKDNYSADSIQALEGMEHVRMRPSMYIGDVGVRGLHHLVYEVVDNSIDEAMGGHCDTIIVDINEDGSISVEDNGRGIPVGIHKKEGVSALEVVMTKIGAGGKFDKDSYKVSGGLHGVGVSVVNALSNHLRATVHSSDGKVYEQEYEKGKALYPVKQIGETTKRGTIVTFYPDPSIFTQTIEYSYDTLSARMRELSYLNKGITITFTDKRELDKDGNFVSEVFHSDEGLKEYIRYLDGNREPIIAHVISMDHEKGEIPVEVALIYNTSYTENIFSYVNNINTHEGGTHLQGFRTGLTRSLKKYADASGMLDKLKFDISGDDFREGLTAIISVKVAEPQFEGQTKTKLGNREVVSPVSQAVSEMIENYLEENPNDARIIVQKVILAAQARHAAKKAREMVQRKTVMGGGGLPGKLSDCSEQDPAKCEVYLVEGDSAGGTAKQGRDRAFQAILPLRGKILNVEKAMHHKVFENEEIRNIFTALGVTIGTEEDSKALNISKLRYHKVIIMCDADVDGSHISTLILTFFFRFMKELIEEGHVYIAAPPLYLVKKGNKKEYAWNDDQRDQANARMGGSAGIQRYKGLGEMNAEQLWETTMDPGFRTLRQVNIDSLAEADRVFSMLMGDEVPPRREFIEKNAVYANIDA
- the mdh gene encoding malate dehydrogenase, translating into MKVTIVGAGNVGATCADVISYRGIASEVVLLDIREGFAEGKALDIMQCATNTGFNTKVSGVTNDYSKTSGSDVVVITSGIPRKPGMTREELIGINAGIVKTVAENVLKYSPDTIIVVVSNPMDTMTYLALKSTGLPKNRIIGMGGALDSSRFRTYLSLALDKPANDISAMVIGGHGDTTMIPLTRLASYNGIPVTEFLSEEVLQKVAADTMVGGATLTGLLGTSAWYAPGASVAYLVDSILNDQKKMIACSVFVEGEYGQNDICIGVPCIIGKNGVEEILDIALNEQEKALFAKSADAVRQMNDALKSILV